CTCGAACCCGTCGTGGTGCCCGAACCCGTCGTGGTGCCCGAACCCGTCGTGGTGCCCGAACCCGTCGTGGTGCCCGAACCCGTCGCAGCACCCCGGCCCGTCGCAGCGCCCGAGCCCGTCGCGCCGCCCGCCGCACCGGCTCCCGAGCGCAAGGGGTTCTTCGCCCGCCTGCTCGACAAGCTCCTCGGCCGGGGCTGAGCTCAGGCGAGCGCGAAGTCGGCCAGCGCGCTGCGCGGCACCTCCTCGGCGGGCAGCAGCACGGCGCGCTCGCGACCGGAGCGGGGGGAGAACCGCCCCTGCAGGACGAGGCGGTCGCGCGCCGTCGGCCGCGCCGTGCGGTGCAGCCCCCGCGGATCGGTGAAGACCACCGTCCCGGCCCGACCCGTCGCGGTCGTCGTGCCGCCGGGCCCGAAGACGCGCTCGACGTCGCGGTCACCGACGTGCGCCCGGTCCAGCCGGCGCCGGTGGCGGTGCGACGTCCGCACGTAGCTCAGCGGGCCGACGCCGTCGTCCACGTCCGTCAGGAGCAGCTGCACCTGCAGCCCCGGGCCGTCGTCCGTGCGCGTCCAGCCCCCGTCGGCGACGGGGGCACCCGCGAGCGTCAGCACGCCGTTCATGTCCCAGATCCGCACGTCGCGGCGGCAGTGGGCGGCGGCGACGCCGCGGACGAGCGGGTGGCGCAGGAACCGCGCGTAGGGGTCCTCGGGGTCGACCGGGGGGCGGCTGCCGAGCAGGTCGACGTCGCGCGGGGTGGTGCTGCGCTGCTCGGGGTCGCCGACGAGCAGGCGGCGCCGGCGGACGATGTCCGCGCTCTGGTCGGCGATGAGGTCGTCCGTGCGGGACAGGACCTCGGCGAGCAGCTCGTCCGCCGCGGCGCCGAGCAGGGCCGCGAGGTCGACCGCGGCGATGCCGTCGCGCCGCAGGTCGGCCAGGAGCCGGTGGGCCTGCGGCGTCAGCCGGGCGCGTCGTCGCGGTCCGAGGGGCAGCCGCACGGACGGACTCCTCTCGTCGGTGTCCGTGCACCGTAGTCGCGCCGTTCCGTAGACCGCTAGTGACTCGCGGTGAGACCGGTGGGTTTCCAGGGCCCCGGCACGCGCCCTCCCGGCGGGGGCGCACCGGAGGACCCGGCCGAGGGGTCAGTCGCCCAGGACGCGGCCGGCGAGGTCGTCGAGCCCGCGGGCCGTCAGGGTCGGCGGTGCCGCGTGCCGCGGGTAGGCGCCGGTGCCGGCGCGGTCCAGGAACGCGGTCGCCATCCCGGTGCCGGCGGCCCCGTCGAGGTCCCAGGGGTGGACGGCGACGAACAGGACCTCCCCGGCGGGGACCGAGCACACGTCGAGGGCGTGGCCGTAGGCGGCGGCGTGGGGTTTCCAGGGCCCGACGGTCTCGACGGACAGGACGTGCACGACGTCCTCGCGGACCCCGCCGCGCTCCAGCAGGCCCTCGCACGCGGCGAGGCCGCCGTTGGTCAGGGCCACGGTGACGACGCCCTGCTCGCGCAACCGGCGCAGCCCCGGGGCCACGTCGGGGTGCAGGACGACCTCGTCGAAGGCGCCGAGCACGTGGGCGACGGCGTCCTCCAGCGGCCGGTCCAGGTCCGCGGCGCCGGCGAGCTCGGTGCGCAGGACGTCGGCGGCGACCTCGGCGAACGGCAGGGGGTCCTGGCGCAGCGTGCGGGCGAAGCCGTCGCGCAGCACGGCCGGCAGGAACCGGGCGGCCGTCCGCGGGCCGGCACCCACGGCGGCCAGCCGGGCGTCGAGCGCGCCGAGGTCGGACAGCGTCTCGTTGACGTCCAGGACGACGGCGCTCGGGCGGGGGAGGCGTTCTGCGGGGGACACGTCCGACCGTAGGAGCGCGCTCCGCCCGCGGCGACCCGGAGCGTCCGCCAGGGGCGGGAGGTCGTGGCACCGAGCCCCCCTGCCGTGGCAATCTGTCAGCGGATCACCACGCATCGTGTCTAACTGGAGGGACGGTGGGACGGGTGGGTCGAGACCCCCTGGCCGGGGCGAGCCCCCGACGCGCGCGGGGCGGCGACCACCCCTGGGTGCCGTCCCGGTGGCGACGCTGGGCCGTGCGCGTGCCCGCCCGCTGGCTCACCGGCGGCCCGGCCGTCGTCGCCGGCCGCGCCCTGCTCCTGGTCAGCGGCACGCTGGTCGCCCTGACGGCGTGGCTGCTCTCGCCCGGCCCGACCGACCAGCTCGTGCTGGCGGCCGCGGGGGTCGGCGCCCTCGCCCTGCTCGGCGTGAGCAGCGCGCTGCCGTGGGACCGCTGGTCACCGCGCGCGCCGCTCGTCTTCCCCC
The sequence above is drawn from the Kineococcus mangrovi genome and encodes:
- a CDS encoding HAD family hydrolase → MSPAERLPRPSAVVLDVNETLSDLGALDARLAAVGAGPRTAARFLPAVLRDGFARTLRQDPLPFAEVAADVLRTELAGAADLDRPLEDAVAHVLGAFDEVVLHPDVAPGLRRLREQGVVTVALTNGGLAACEGLLERGGVREDVVHVLSVETVGPWKPHAAAYGHALDVCSVPAGEVLFVAVHPWDLDGAAGTGMATAFLDRAGTGAYPRHAAPPTLTARGLDDLAGRVLGD